One window from the genome of Halopenitus persicus encodes:
- a CDS encoding electron transfer flavoprotein subunit beta/FixA family protein, with amino-acid sequence MKALVAVKEVMLVEDEFEIEGVEIAEQHLSADLNEWDGYAIEEAVELQEDGIVDEVVTVTIGPEECEQTIRQALAKGADRSIRIWDDTLEGADLIDVDAKTEILSAVIEEENPDLVLTGVQAGDDSFAATGVSVAENLGFQWGAVVNHLEHDFEDGLASVHRELEGGIEELTDLELPAVLTIQTGINEPRYASLRGIRQAQRKELDVKTLSDIGVDESRIATEFELTDMYEPESKSDTTIWEGNAGETSSKLGELLRDKGVAQ; translated from the coding sequence ATGAAAGCGCTTGTAGCAGTCAAAGAAGTGATGCTTGTCGAAGATGAGTTCGAAATTGAGGGTGTCGAAATCGCGGAACAGCATCTTAGTGCGGATCTCAACGAGTGGGACGGCTACGCGATCGAGGAGGCCGTCGAGCTGCAGGAAGATGGTATTGTGGATGAAGTCGTTACGGTTACTATTGGTCCCGAAGAGTGTGAACAGACTATCCGTCAAGCTCTCGCAAAGGGTGCCGATCGCTCCATTCGGATTTGGGACGACACTCTCGAGGGGGCAGACTTGATAGACGTTGACGCTAAGACAGAGATTCTCAGCGCCGTTATTGAGGAGGAAAACCCCGATCTCGTTTTAACCGGTGTTCAGGCCGGCGATGACAGTTTTGCCGCGACCGGTGTTTCCGTCGCAGAGAACCTTGGATTCCAGTGGGGAGCCGTTGTTAACCACCTTGAGCACGACTTTGAAGATGGTCTCGCCTCTGTCCACCGTGAACTTGAGGGTGGAATTGAGGAGCTGACCGACCTCGAGTTACCCGCAGTACTGACAATCCAGACGGGGATCAACGAGCCGCGCTACGCCAGCCTACGCGGTATTCGCCAGGCACAGCGCAAGGAACTCGATGTCAAGACCCTCTCCGACATTGGCGTCGACGAGAGCAGGATCGCAACCGAATTCGAGCTAACCGATATGTATGAACCCGAAAGCAAGAGCGACACGACCATCTGGGAGGGGAACGCTGGTGAGACCTCCTCCAAACTGGGTGAACTGCTCCGCGACAAAGGAGTTGCACAATGA
- a CDS encoding electron transfer flavoprotein subunit alpha/FixB family protein: MTDVLAVTDHRRGDLRDISYELITAGRELADETGGDLHLVIINGPVDRFAQKCNRVGVDTIHTVSYGEEFNHDIYTQVITQLYHNLAPKYILTPNSVNGLDYAPAIANRLDLPIVTDTIDLETDGKSLVATREMYGGKVETTNQYEGNVVVTIRGAEWPAAEVTGDAKVKPFDAEIDEDAIGSTVTGFEEAVGGNVDISEADLLVSIGRGIEEKENLDLIRNLADTLDATLSSSRPIVDNGWLPKNRQVGQSGKVVTPEVYIAIGISGAVQHVAGMKGSDTIIAINTDPNAPIMDIADYAIVDDLFDVVPELIEEFQ, from the coding sequence ATGACTGACGTCCTCGCAGTGACCGATCACCGACGTGGCGACTTGCGCGACATCAGCTACGAACTTATCACCGCTGGTCGTGAACTCGCCGACGAGACGGGGGGAGACCTCCACCTTGTGATTATCAACGGCCCCGTTGACAGGTTCGCCCAGAAGTGTAACCGCGTCGGCGTGGACACGATCCACACTGTTTCTTACGGAGAAGAGTTCAATCACGATATCTACACACAGGTGATCACGCAACTTTACCATAACCTTGCACCCAAGTACATACTGACGCCTAACAGCGTCAACGGGCTCGACTACGCTCCCGCGATCGCCAACAGACTTGATCTGCCAATAGTCACGGATACGATCGACCTCGAGACTGACGGCAAGTCGCTCGTCGCAACCCGAGAAATGTACGGCGGCAAGGTTGAAACAACCAACCAATACGAGGGCAATGTGGTTGTCACGATCCGAGGGGCCGAGTGGCCCGCTGCGGAAGTCACCGGAGACGCCAAAGTGAAGCCCTTTGACGCAGAGATCGACGAGGACGCCATCGGTTCAACAGTTACCGGATTTGAAGAGGCCGTCGGCGGTAACGTTGACATCAGCGAGGCCGACTTACTCGTTTCGATTGGCCGAGGGATCGAAGAAAAAGAAAACCTCGATCTTATCCGGAACCTCGCGGACACGCTCGACGCAACGCTATCCTCCTCGCGTCCGATCGTTGATAACGGCTGGCTACCCAAGAATCGACAAGTTGGCCAATCCGGTAAGGTCGTCACGCCTGAGGTATATATCGCAATCGGTATCTCCGGCGCAGTGCAGCACGTCGCCGGTATGAAAGGATCAGATACAATTATCGCCATCAATACAGACCCTAATGCGCCGATTATGGATATCGCCGACTACGCAATCGTCGACGATCTCTTCGACGTCGTTCCTGAACTTATCGAGGAGTTTCAGTAA
- a CDS encoding acyl-CoA dehydrogenase family protein — protein sequence MVFSLSEEQRAVRQSVRDFAENEIAPVAKEINDKGEFPEEVISKAAEVGFLSASIPAEYGGSEMGYLSDLIISEELCRIDPSIGIAIKSCSSAALLISDHGSERQKEEYLKPTARGDKYSSIAITEPQAGSDVTGIQTTAERDGDEYIINGNKIYITNGSQADYVITFARTGPRKDEKPYDNVSAFIVDTDQEGYTTEPTGLMGLDAEDNCTVYLDDVRTEAWQRIGEEGEAFKDLMNWFNMNRVRNVAGYGVGLAQGAFDQAFEYAEEREQFDRSINEFQGIRWKFVDMAKEIESARLLAYRTAHLLDEGEEGVIPPELSALTKLKVAETAREVANEALQIHGGAGYTTEYDIERFYRDAKILEIFEGTNEIMKNIASKEMIKNGGFMTHQEH from the coding sequence ATGGTGTTTAGCCTATCTGAAGAACAGCGGGCTGTGCGTCAGTCCGTTCGGGACTTCGCGGAAAATGAAATTGCACCAGTCGCAAAGGAAATCAATGACAAAGGCGAATTTCCAGAAGAGGTTATCAGTAAAGCAGCCGAAGTGGGATTTCTTTCAGCAAGTATTCCTGCAGAATATGGTGGATCGGAAATGGGTTACCTTAGTGACTTAATAATTTCGGAAGAATTATGTCGGATCGATCCTTCGATTGGCATTGCGATCAAATCGTGCAGTTCGGCCGCTCTATTAATTAGTGACCACGGTTCGGAAAGGCAGAAGGAAGAATATCTTAAGCCGACTGCCAGAGGTGATAAATATTCCTCGATCGCCATCACTGAACCACAGGCTGGAAGCGACGTTACCGGAATACAAACCACCGCAGAGCGGGATGGTGATGAGTATATCATTAATGGAAACAAGATATATATTACTAATGGAAGTCAAGCAGACTACGTGATTACGTTTGCAAGGACTGGACCAAGGAAGGATGAAAAGCCATATGATAACGTTAGTGCTTTTATTGTTGACACGGATCAGGAAGGGTACACTACTGAACCAACTGGATTAATGGGACTTGATGCTGAGGACAATTGTACAGTGTACCTTGATGATGTCCGAACTGAGGCATGGCAACGGATCGGAGAAGAAGGCGAGGCCTTCAAAGATCTTATGAACTGGTTCAATATGAATAGGGTGAGAAATGTTGCAGGATACGGTGTCGGACTGGCGCAGGGCGCCTTTGATCAAGCATTCGAATATGCAGAAGAAAGAGAGCAGTTTGATCGATCAATTAATGAATTTCAAGGTATCAGGTGGAAATTCGTAGATATGGCAAAAGAAATTGAATCCGCACGACTACTTGCGTATCGAACGGCACATCTTCTCGATGAAGGAGAGGAGGGAGTTATTCCTCCTGAACTTAGCGCGTTAACAAAACTTAAAGTAGCAGAGACGGCACGGGAAGTTGCCAACGAGGCACTTCAGATTCATGGTGGTGCTGGCTATACTACAGAGTATGATATTGAGCGTTTCTACCGAGATGCTAAAATCCTAGAGATCTTTGAGGGAACCAATGAAATTATGAAAAATATTGCTTCAAAAGAAATGATTAAAAATGGTGGATTTATGACTCACCAAGAACACTAA